The window CATTATCGTGGGGTACGGATTGAACGGGAGAAATCTTGCCCGTGTCCTCGGCGATACGGAGATCCCGTACCTGGCCCTGGATCTCGACGGCGATATTGTCAGCCGTGAAGCGAGTCACGGAGTGCCGGTCTACTATGGCGATGCTACGAATCCGAACGTGTTGCGGCACATGAAGATCGAGGATGCGAAAGTGATGGTGGTCGCCATTTCCGATCCGTTCATCACCAGGCGGGCCGTGCAGGTGGCCAAGGGGCTTAATCCAAAGCTGCACGTCGTCGTGCGGACCCGCTATCTGCGCGAATTGGAGGAGCTGCACCAGCTCGGCGCGGATGATGTGGTGCCGGAAGAATTCGAAACCTCCATCGAGATTTTCGCCCTGGTGCTCCGCACCTACAAATTGCCGCAGGAATTTGTGACGCAAAAGGCCGAGCAGGTTCGCCGTGAGGGCTATGCCTTGCTTCGACGGAGTGAATTGCCGGAACTGGCGCATCATCTTCGTGGCGGGACCTTGACCGATACGGAAGTCGAAACCTGTCGCATCGACGACGATTCGCCCGCGCAGGGAAAGACGCTGACCGAGATTTCTCTCCGTCCACGCACGGGCGCGTCGGTGATAGCCTGGACGCGAGCCGGTGTGACGCAGTCGAATCCGTCGGAGAAGACCCGGTTGCTGGCGGGGGATATCGTGGTGTTGCTCGGGTCGCGCGCGCAGATCAGGCAGGCGATGGGGCTGCTCGTGCGGATGGGCGCGGAGTAAGCCGCCGCCGGTTAACTCTTCCAGCGAAGCGTGACCCGCTCCTTGAGCGGATGGTCGAGGGGCTGTCCTGTCTGCACCGACGCGAGATGCGCCGCTTTCAACTTGTAGTACCACTTGGCCGGCTTATCGGCATCGTCGATGAGCATCAAGGACGGCTTGTAGCGTAAGCCCACCGTTTGGCGCTCCATCGCCTCCCGATCCTGCCTCATGAACACGTTGGCGAAATAGCGAAAGATGGTTTTGGAAAACGGCAGCCAGCCGAGGCAGTTCCAGGCTGCGGTGAAGTCGATGCGGCATTGCTGGTCCGTGATCGGCGTGACCGTGGCGCGGGTGGAGACGAAGAGCGATCCACATTGGACGAACTCGAACCGCTGGTTGGGCAACACAAAGTCGATGGTCGTCGTGAGCGGCGCGCCGTACAGCATATTAAAGAGCTTATAGGGTCCGCTGTTTTTGGACGGGGCGTGCGGCGACATGCGGAAGCCGTTGGGAATCGGTTCGAAGGCCTTGGCCTTTTCGTGCATGCTTGCTTGGGTGCGCCACCAGGAGCTTTGATGGACGAAGGGGCCATGGGCCGGGTCCATCAAGCCGACGATGCCGTCGTCGATGGTGCAATCCAAGAGCGTCGAGATATGAATCATCCGATAGGGAGCCGAGGGGAGCGGCAGCGGCGGCACCTCCGGCACGACCTGGTTCGGTTGTTGAGGGTCGGGAATGAACACCCACACGTAGCCGTCTCGCTCGTGGCAGGCGTAGGTCGTGATGCCGATTTTGCCGGCTTGAATGGGGGAGTCTGCGACCAGCGCAGGAATTCCCTGGCAACGGCCGGCCTGATCGAACCGCCACCCATGGTAGGCGCATTCGACGCAGTCGCCTTTCATTTTGCCAAACGATAACGGCATCGCGCGATGGGGGCAAATATCTCGCATGGCTGCGACGGCCCCCTTTGAGGTTTTGCAGACAAGGATCGGGAGGCCCAGCAGGACGGTCCCTTTCAGACTGTCGGGAGCGAGGTCGCTGCTGAGGCAAGCGGGATACCAGAAGCCGAATAGTGGCGCGTTCTTGGAGTGCTTAATTTCTGTAATGAGATCGCTATTCATGGAAAAAGGAGGGACGCACGTGAGAGGACCAGCCTGGCTGTGAATATAGCGAGCAGGTCATAGAACGTCAAGCCAGCTGGCGAGCGGTCGTCTGCCCAGTCTTCCATTACGCGCGTCCCAACCCCATCCTCCACTCCATTTTTTAGGCCAGGTTGCCTGGGTGGTCTCAACTGTGCGCCTCGCAGGACTGCATTTTTGCTTTCCATCTTGCGCGATCCTTTGCGTCTTTTGGCGGGGTGGCCTGCTGGTCTCCCATTGCGCGCGTCCAACGAGGGCCTTCTGAGGCCGCGCGTTGCGCGAGCACAGGAGACCAGCAGGCTACCCCGCTCCCTTCCCTTCCTTGACAAGAAAAAGAAGCGGAGACTATAGTCAAAACATCATTGAAACCGCTGTATTCACGCGAGTCTGACTGAAAAAGAGGGCGTTATGACAATTGCGCAGATGGATCCATCCGTGGCCTTGGCAGATCTACAAGCTTCCAAGCCTGAGAGGGTGACGATCGTGCTGCTGAGCGGCGACATGGATCGAGCGATGGCGGCGTTCATCATCGCTACAGGGGCCGCAGCCATGGGGATGCAGGTCACGGTCTTTTTCACCTTCTGGGGTCTCAATGCCATTCGCCGGAAAGGCGCGGCCAGCTCTGCGAAGGATTGGCTCCGTCGGATGTTCGGCCTGCTGAACAAAGGGGGCGCGGATAGCCTGCCCCTCTCGCGGTTCCATTTTGGAGGGCTGGGCACGACGATGATGAAAAAAGTTATGAAGCAGAACCGGATGCCCGGTGTGCCTGAGCTCATGGAGACGGCGTTGGAGCTGGGGGTTCGCTTCATTGCCTGCACGACGACCATGGGGTTGATGGGCATTACGAAAGATACCCTCATCGAGGGCATCGATCAGTTCGCGGGGGTGACGACCTATCTCGCGGAAGCCAAGCAGGGCAGCGTGAATTTGTTTATCTAGCAGGCTGCGGAAAAACTCGGTTGATACGGAAAGTATAGCCAAAATATTCCATACGGTGTTGGGGCCAGAATAACCTCAGGATGCTCAAAACGGCTGTCCAGCAAGGCCGCAGCAAGCGAAGAGGCGAGGCGTACTCTTCGGTACGTTGAGCCTCTGAGCGACGCGAGAACGCCGCTGGCGGACTTTTTCAGCATCCTGCTAGACGCGAGTGCTGACATGGAGAGGAACGCATGATTCAAGCCGATGTGAAACTCGATACGCTGGGGTACTTTTGCCCGATGCCGATTATCATGACCTTGAAGAAGATCAAGGAGCTGACGGTGGGTCAGGTCCTGGAAGTCGTGTCAGACGACGAAGGCATCAAGAAAGATATGCCGGCCTGGTGCGACACGACCGGTCATCAGATGGTCGGGCTCGAAGAAGAACAGGCGAACTCGGGCATGATCTATAAAGCCTTTGTGAAAAAGACGAAGTAATCGCATAGGCGGGGACTGAGTGAGAGAGAAGCCGGAGGGATGATGATCAGACCTCCGGCTTTGTTGTTTCAATGCCGGGTGGGGTCGGGCGTGGATCGCATCGTCGAATGTGTGCCGAACTTCAGTGAGGGGCGAAGCCGGACGACAGTCCGCGCGCTGGTGGACGCGGTGGAATCCGTGCCGGGGGTCTGGCTGTTGGACCAGACGATGGATCGGGATCACCATCGCTCCGTCTTGAGCTTTGCCGGCGAGCCGGATGCCGTCGCGGAAGCGGCCTTTCGCGCCATTCGCGTCGCGACCGATCTTATCGATCTTCGAAAGCATGAGGGCGTTCATCCACGGGTGGGGGCGACGGATGTCGTGCCCTTCGTGCCGGTGCATGGTGTGGCGATGCAGGACTGTATCCGTCTGGCGAAGCGGTTGGGGAAACGGGTGGGGACTGAGCTGGAGATTCCGGTGTTCCTGTACGAGCAAGCAGCCACGCACCGCGATCATGCTCCGCTGGAATCGGTCCGCCGCGGAGGGTTGCAGGGTCTGGCCTTCCGTATGGCTTCCGATCCGGACTGGACACCGGATTTTGGGCCTCCGCACCTCCACAAGACGGCCGGAGCCATGGTGATCGGCGCGCGACCTCCCTTGATTGCCTTCAATGTCAATCTCCGCTCAACGGATCTGGCTTTGGCCCGCTCCATCGCGAAGGACATTCGCCAATCGAACGGCGGTTTGCCCCATCTCAAGGCGATCGGGGTGGAGTTGGCCAGCCGTCGCATGGTGCAGGTGGCGATGAATCTCACCGATCACGTCATCACGCCGATCCATGTCGCATTCGAAGCGGTCCGGTCCCGCGCAGCCGAGCAAGGCGTGGCGGTCGCGGGAAGCGAAGTGATCGGACTGGTGCCGCAAGCGGCGCTGGTTCAGGTCGCCGCTCATAGTGTGGCGCTCGAACAGTTTGATGCCACGCAGGTGTTGGAGGCAAGGGTAGAGGCTCGGCTGTTTGGTAAGCCGGCAGAGCAGGCCTCGTTGCGCAAACAGGAGCCGGTCGATGTGCCGGAGCAATCGCTCGCGGATTTCCTGGAGTCTGTGGCAGCGGCGACTCCGATTCCGGCCGGCGGCACGGTTGCGGCTTTGGTAGGAGCCCTCGCGGCTTCGCTGGGAGTCATGGGGGCGAGGCTCAGCAAGCAACGGACAGTCGAACGTCGGCTGAGTGAGATTAGCCTGCGGCTGCGCGAGCTGATGCAAGCGGATGGCGAGGCCTATCAGCGATTTGTCCAGGCCACGAAGCTTGCGAAGACAGACAAGACTCGTCCTTCCACCTTGTCTGCGGCGCTCCATCTTGCGACGGAGATCCCGCTCGAAATCGCTGAACAGGCGACGGAGGCGGGGGCTCTGCTCCATGCCTGTTCGGCAGGGGTGAAGCCCCGCGTCCAGTCTGACCTGACGGTTGGATTACTGCTTGCGATTGCCGCAGCGGATGCGGGGCGCCACACAGTCGCAGGAAACATAAAAATACAACACAATCAACGGCTTAAACTGTCTCTTCTTGGCCGAATGCAAGAAATGACAAAGCGTCTTGAGGAACTGAGGGGGCTATGCTACACTGCGCCTCTTAGTCAGGGACGGGTTCGCACGAGGAAAAAACCTGTACAGGCATCGCCTGGGAAAGTAAATAGACGGGAAGAATGGAAATCAAAGTCTTCAATAATAACGTTGAAAAAGCCCTCAAAGTTGCCAAAAAGAAACTCGCGGGGGAAGGCCTCTTCCGAGAACTGAAGCGTCGGCGGTTTTATGAGAAGCCGAGCGTCAGGAAGAAAGCCAAGGAACGCGAAGCGCAGCGTCGTCGTCAAAAGTGGTTGGCGAAGCGTAAGCCAGAGTAAGCGTCTGTTCGCGGGCTTGCCCGTTCGGTTGATCGCATTCCTCCCAAGGCCTCCGTACTCACTTCTAGTCCATGCGCCAGGATCAGATCACGGCTGCGCTTCGAGTCGTGAAGCGCGAGATTCGGCAGTGGGAGGAACCGGTCCTCGGCGTGGTGTCACGCGAGTCGAACCGCGACCCCTTCCGCATCCTCATTGCCTGTCTCCTCAGCCTCAGGACTAAAGATAAAACAACCGGTGAAGCCAGTGGCAGACTCTTCGCCCTGGCGCATCAGCCTGCCTCGATGCTGGCTCTTCCGCTTCAGAAGATCGAACAAGCCATCTATCCCGTCTGTTTCTACCGGACCAAAGCCAAATCGATCCATGCGATTTGCCGCCGCCTGCTGAGCGACTATGGCGGCGCAGTGCCCGATTCCATCGAGGAATTGGTTACGCTGTCCGGGGTCGGCAGGAAAACGGCGAATTTGGTGGTGACGGTCGCATTCGGCAAGCCCGGTATCTGCGTGGATATCCACGTGCATCGCATCAGCAATCGCTGGGGCTATGTAAAGACGAAGACGCCGGAGGAAACGGAAGAAGCCCTACGACGGAAGTTGCCGAAGCCTCACTGGATCACGTTCAACGATCTGCTCGTCCCCTACGGCCAACATCTCTGCCAGCCGGTCTCGCCCTTTTGTAGCCAGTGCAAACTTACTGAATATTGCGATCGAGTTGGAGTAACGCGCTCGCGCTGAGCGAGCGCGAGCGAGACGCGCAGGACGGGTGCGAAAAGCGGGACAAGCAGAATCAGGGTTTGCTCGTCGCGCTTGTCTCGCTTTTCACGCGAGTCTTGCGCTAGCGTTTCGCTAGATGAAGAGTTTGGTTTCTGCGTCCGAGGTGAGCGCAATAATGGCGGGGAGTCCCATGACTTCGTCCACGTTCTTTGTTACGACAGCAGGGTCAACGCCCATGTATTCCAGTCCCGCGCTACAGGCAATGAGCCGGAATCGGCCGACCAGCTTCGCATCCTGAAACATTTCTGAAATCTTCGGGACTTTCTTTTCTTTCAGCAGTCGAGTCACTTCCTCCGCCGATGAAGCATATTCCGGTGGAAAGTCGATCACGTCGATCTTTCCCTCGGCCAGCTTCTTGATCGTCCAGAATAAGAGGATCACGATCACGTCTTTCCCCATCGCGGCAGCCGTGAGGCCCAGGGTCGCAACCTGGTGCAGGGTATCGTAGGTGGCGTGGTGGGCGAAGATGACGAACTTGGGTTGAGGCGGCATAGGCGGCGGCTACTTCTTGGTGGCGCGTGCTTTGACGCTATTGATGTAATCAGTGATGGCCGCATCGACTTCGCCCGTGGTCATGGGGCGGTCATGCGTTTCACTCTCGTCGACAAGGTACTTGTCCTGGTCTTTTTCCTGCCGCAGGACCACCGAATTCTCCGGTGTCACCTCGATCAGCATGAACCATTCGCGCACCCCCTGCGTGATGACGACCTCTTTGCCCAGGCCTTTTTTCGTAATCTCGATATGAAGATCCTCGGATGCGCCGACGGAGGAGGGCATCGTCAAAAGACCCAGGCCCAGGACCGCAATCAAGATCCAGACGCTGATTCGACCTATGCAGAGAGACCGGCTCGACATAATATCGCGATTATAGCCCGCTCAGAAACCTGCCGCAAACCCTCGCGGCCGCTTGGTTGTTGGCTTGAGTGCTCCCAGGTCGCATGCTAGGATGCGCGTCCCATGGATAGCCTACTCGCAACAATTCAGCAATGGATTCCGGTCGATGTGCTCATCGGTCTCACCGTGGCCTCGGTCATTGGTTTTATCGGATCGCTGATTGCCATCCCGCTGATTCTGGTCCGTCTGCCTGCCGACTATTTCGATACGCGCACGCCCCGCCATTGGATGAAAGACCATCATCCTTTGCTGCGCCTGCTGGGGCTGGTCGTGAAGAATATCGTGGGCGCGGTGTTTTTTTTGGCCGGGTTTGCCATGCTCTTTTTGCCGGGGCAGGGCCTGCTGACGATGTTGATCGGGGTGTCGCTCATGGACTTCCCCAGAAAGCGCGAGCTGGAGGCCAAAATGGTCGGCCAGCCGACCCTGTTGGGCGTCATCAATACGATGCGCCAGAAGTTTCATAAACCACCGCTGACCCTGGCTCCAGACCCCTA of the Nitrospirota bacterium genome contains:
- a CDS encoding aromatic ring-hydroxylating dioxygenase subunit alpha: MNSDLITEIKHSKNAPLFGFWYPACLSSDLAPDSLKGTVLLGLPILVCKTSKGAVAAMRDICPHRAMPLSFGKMKGDCVECAYHGWRFDQAGRCQGIPALVADSPIQAGKIGITTYACHERDGYVWVFIPDPQQPNQVVPEVPPLPLPSAPYRMIHISTLLDCTIDDGIVGLMDPAHGPFVHQSSWWRTQASMHEKAKAFEPIPNGFRMSPHAPSKNSGPYKLFNMLYGAPLTTTIDFVLPNQRFEFVQCGSLFVSTRATVTPITDQQCRIDFTAAWNCLGWLPFSKTIFRYFANVFMRQDREAMERQTVGLRYKPSLMLIDDADKPAKWYYKLKAAHLASVQTGQPLDHPLKERVTLRWKS
- a CDS encoding DsrE/DsrF/DrsH-like family protein, producing MTIAQMDPSVALADLQASKPERVTIVLLSGDMDRAMAAFIIATGAAAMGMQVTVFFTFWGLNAIRRKGAASSAKDWLRRMFGLLNKGGADSLPLSRFHFGGLGTTMMKKVMKQNRMPGVPELMETALELGVRFIACTTTMGLMGITKDTLIEGIDQFAGVTTYLAEAKQGSVNLFI
- a CDS encoding sulfurtransferase TusA family protein; amino-acid sequence: MIQADVKLDTLGYFCPMPIIMTLKKIKELTVGQVLEVVSDDEGIKKDMPAWCDTTGHQMVGLEEEQANSGMIYKAFVKKTK
- the ftcD gene encoding glutamate formimidoyltransferase, encoding MMIRPPALLFQCRVGSGVDRIVECVPNFSEGRSRTTVRALVDAVESVPGVWLLDQTMDRDHHRSVLSFAGEPDAVAEAAFRAIRVATDLIDLRKHEGVHPRVGATDVVPFVPVHGVAMQDCIRLAKRLGKRVGTELEIPVFLYEQAATHRDHAPLESVRRGGLQGLAFRMASDPDWTPDFGPPHLHKTAGAMVIGARPPLIAFNVNLRSTDLALARSIAKDIRQSNGGLPHLKAIGVELASRRMVQVAMNLTDHVITPIHVAFEAVRSRAAEQGVAVAGSEVIGLVPQAALVQVAAHSVALEQFDATQVLEARVEARLFGKPAEQASLRKQEPVDVPEQSLADFLESVAAATPIPAGGTVAALVGALAASLGVMGARLSKQRTVERRLSEISLRLRELMQADGEAYQRFVQATKLAKTDKTRPSTLSAALHLATEIPLEIAEQATEAGALLHACSAGVKPRVQSDLTVGLLLAIAAADAGRHTVAGNIKIQHNQRLKLSLLGRMQEMTKRLEELRGLCYTAPLSQGRVRTRKKPVQASPGKVNRREEWKSKSSIITLKKPSKLPKRNSRGKASSEN
- the rpsU gene encoding 30S ribosomal protein S21, with the protein product MEIKVFNNNVEKALKVAKKKLAGEGLFRELKRRRFYEKPSVRKKAKEREAQRRRQKWLAKRKPE
- a CDS encoding endonuclease III, with the protein product MRQDQITAALRVVKREIRQWEEPVLGVVSRESNRDPFRILIACLLSLRTKDKTTGEASGRLFALAHQPASMLALPLQKIEQAIYPVCFYRTKAKSIHAICRRLLSDYGGAVPDSIEELVTLSGVGRKTANLVVTVAFGKPGICVDIHVHRISNRWGYVKTKTPEETEEALRRKLPKPHWITFNDLLVPYGQHLCQPVSPFCSQCKLTEYCDRVGVTRSR